A segment of the Deltaproteobacteria bacterium genome:
TGCGAGTGCGAAAAACCGATCGTCTATCATCTGGTCAAGGACTACGACCTCATTGTCAATATCTTCCGCGCCAAAGTAACCCCGGAAGAAGAGGGCTATCTGGTGCTGGACGTCACGGGCACGGAAGAGGCGATCCAGAACGGCATCGATTTCGTCAAGACGTTCAATGTGACCGTCAATTACACCGGCAAGGGGGTCACACGCGACGAAGAGCTCTGTTCCCACTGCGGCTACTGCGTGACCTACTGTCCCACCGAGGCGCTGACCATCGGTGACAGCGCAACCCGCAAGGTCTCCTACCGGGAATCCGAATGCATCGAGTGCATGGCATGCGTCCGTATATGTCCCTTTGGGGCTTTCGCCTCGGCGTTTTAGTAAGTTAGAAATTATTTTTTGCGTTTTTCTACCCATCAAGGGGGGCACTGAAAAGAGTAGCAAAAAATAATTTCGTAAACTTACTTATCCCGTTTATCGGGGTTAGGTCTCCATGAGCCGCAAGCGGGTTTACAGAACGTTCATCCACAAGGAGGCGGTCTTCCGCATCTGCTGCGA
Coding sequences within it:
- a CDS encoding 4Fe-4S binding protein, with the protein product CECEKPIVYHLVKDYDLIVNIFRAKVTPEEEGYLVLDVTGTEEAIQNGIDFVKTFNVTVNYTGKGVTRDEELCSHCGYCVTYCPTEALTIGDSATRKVSYRESECIECMACVRICPFGAFASAF